The DNA window TGACTTAATAGTACATCCAATATGTACTGTGTATAAAACTTGATATGCATAATATGTACGCATAGTAATAGTTCTAATGCACATTGAAACGTGAAAGCTGTTAAAATCTTGTGACAATTCCCATCCAATCTTCTTGTACAGCAACAAACAGGCAAACAGTCGCAAGGAGGTACCCCAAGGCACCGTGTTGGGGCCTGGTGacttttctatatatatatttatttatttgtttattttgctctACGTGTGTACGTCGCAAGCTTGATTTGAAGATTATGTTATAGTTGTGGCGTGCCGAACTGGCTTTGAAAAAGTGGCCGACTGTTGCACAATTGCCACCACAACTCTTGAGCAACAGGTTTAGTTGGCTTTAGTTAGCCTGGTCCACCTTCGTGCTTACCTGCATGCCGGGAACCTCCATAGTGACTTTTTAAGCGAGAACGCCCTCCTCCCGCTCCTCCAGGTCGCTTTTGCCCTTGAATGGTCGCTTGGGAGCTCGACGCAGGGCAAAACAAAACTCCCCCCCAGCAAAAGAGTGACTTCCAGCCGACGAAAAAGTGAAAATACCGGGAGAAGAGCGGGCCAGCGTCCTGTAAGAGAAAGTTGAGCAAACCACTGAAGAGAAGCTTGTTGCTCGGTGGGCGGAAGAAGGCGGAGCTAACAACCTTAAGCAGTTTTGGTGACGTTCGAACGTTACTAGTGTTTAAAATAGATTTGCTGTCAGATAAAAAGGTGTATGATACCCTAcatggtctgttatttttagttgtattagttttcattgcatttctttgttttggtcCTTTTCTTCCGACGATGACGTCATCCCGAAGTGTAACGTAGCCTCCCTTAGCGCGTTGGCCCGTTGCTGCGATACGTTAGcgcgtccgccatattggataGGGCAACTCTGCCCCAAatccgccacacacacacacacgttaacattggtaaattgtttaaaatatttgacatgCATCGTTTTCATAAGCATTGATTGTTAcgcagtctgtttttttttttaaacgcattttttattttcgccTTCGTGACTTCTTCCACCACTGACGTCATCCGGAATCGGACCACGCAGGGGCGGAGCTTAGCCGAAGATGGCGTCGCTGCGCTGCCGGCGGGACCCGTGCGGCGTCGTCTGTGTTTTTTTGACGTACTTTAGCGTGTTCTACGCGGACTACGTGGTGGTGCAGTACGTCCTCATACCCGCGTACTCGGGCAGGTAGGTGGCGCACTATGTCGGGGGCAATGCGACGCTAGTGACGTCACGGGCTCCGCTTGTCGTTCTCCAGTCAGGTGAGTGACGTACGTACGTGACGTCACTGTTCGGTTTTAATACGTCATTCGGTGTCTTCTCAGCCGTTGGTTCTAAAGGTTTTGACACCAAGTCTCACCTACACAAAAAAACCTTCGCGCAAGTACCGACAACCATTAACATAGTTGtatagtaggcctaagtgttaataaaaaaagtacattaaatATTGCAAGTCACTAACATGTAGTTTCAACATTATCAATTGTTTAAATactgaaaagtattttattaaaaagttaatacAACTGTACTCGGGGATTGAATCTTTTGCGTACTGCTTGACAGAACCCACGTAACACTCGTGgcactcgtaccacactttgagaatgacTGTTCAGAGCTGTGTAGGAAagcaacaaagtacaaatacttagtTACTGTACTCAAGTAGAAACATTATGCTTTTATAAAAACCGAGCGTGAGGACTTTAGCCACCGCTGCTTCTAAGTGCCGTGTGCCGCCTTCCGACAGCGTGTGGTGTAGCCTGCACGGGTCCGCCTTCAACGTCATCCTGCTGCTCCTGCTCGCCTGCTACTGCAAGGCGGTCTTCTCGGACCCCGGTGAGTGACGTAACGGCGCTTCGGCGCCGCAAGCGCGTGTTCCCGCACCCGCTCAGTGCGCGTGGCATTCGCTTTCAGGTGTGGTGCCGCTCCCTGACACGGCGCTCGACTTCTCCGACCTCCGCTCGCAGTCGTCGCGGATGAGCGACCGGGTAACTGTGAAGCGGCGACGTCGTGTTTGCGTTTCCTGTGCgctgatgtgtgtgtggtgcaggGTTGCGAGGGCTGGACGGTGTGCAGCCGCTGTGAAACCTACAGACCCCCGCGGGCGCATCACTGCCGCGTGTGCCAACGATGTATACGCCGCATGGACCATCACTGCCCCTGGTGAGACCAGTTAGCCGCAGCGACGCAAACCGAACGGCCGTGTCGGGCCAaaattagcccttttcaaatctgctttttagtttttagttttttttaaaaaaataaattacaacataagacaaagatgaCTTTCAAACAACCGAACCAAAGTGGCGGATGAACTGAACCGCCGCACTTTCCCGTCCTCATGCGTGCGTGGGCGTTTTTTCTCTCAAAGGATCAATAACTGCGTCGGAGAGCTGAACCAGAAGTATTTCATTCAGTTCCTCTTCTACACGGGTGAGCACCCACGCGCCCGCACGCCGCCATGCCCAACAGGACGTGCATCCCGTGAGGcatgtgatatatatatttccccccAACCTTGGGCAGGCGTGGCCAGCGTGTACGCCACGCTGCTGGTGGTGTCGGCCTGGGTGTGGCACATCCGGACTGAGAGGGACGGCGAGGCGGAGGACGCGCCCGGCAAGCACCTGATCGTGTGAGTCCCATTCCGAGCCGAGACCTGGCGGCGGCGGCAACTCGGCGTTTCTGacatgtgcgcgtgtgtgttctcCAGCGCTCACTTCATCATCCTGCTGGTGGAGTCTGTGCTCTTTGGCGTCTTCACTCTGATCATCTTTTACGATCAGGTAGTGGAGCTCGTGGAAATATTCCAGTGAACCGTCGCCTATTTGTTTGTTGTCCAAAGAACGTCAATCTTCTGTCCTCGCCAGTTGGCGTCCATCATCGCCGACGAGACGCCCATCGAGCAGATGAGGAACCGTCTGATGATGAAGGAACCAGGCTCCCCGTCGTCTTCGCCGCCGCACCACGCCACGCGCAAGCCCAAACTGGCGCTACTGCGGGAGGTTTTCGGGCGAGGTGAGATCCCGCCCGCGCCTGGCCCGCCAGCTCTCAATTTCTGCCGTTCCTCTCCTCCCATCAGGTTCCGTGTTCTGCTGGCTCCTCCCGCTGCACTCGGGCGGCCCGTCGGTGGGCGGCGTCGCCTACTCGGCCCTGCCGGACTATGACGTCTGACCTCGGGAGTTCTCGGCGGACGCGTTCTACGCTCCCCGACTCCCAGGATTCTTTGCAAACTCGTTTACTGAACTGTCGGCATGAAGCCGCCTCgcactgaaaacacacacactgagattcctttttaaaatgtttgtttgtttttgcattttatttatttatttatgtttttggatTTTGTAGGTCTTACTGACGAACTGTTGACACACAGTCTAATTGACACATGGTGGAAATCTCGGGTCAGTTTTGCTTCGGCCATGAAGCATTTTCGATAGCACTTAAAGTCAATTTCCACCTTAAATGACAAACAATACCAGTGTTGAAAAacaatctctctctctattattcccccccccttGACATATGGTCTAACCCATGGGAATTGTACCAGcaaccacccatccattttctgtagcattTGTCCTAATTAGGATCACAAGTGAGcggttttatttgtttgctacctttttttgtggttcaatggAACGTTACTGACTGTTGCACGCAGTACTGTGTGAAgcttattatgattatttttttaaaacgttaAAAAGGGATTGTTGATGATTTCTTCTTCAATGCTGCTAACAGTGGGaatgtttgtcaatatgtgatCACAGTGGCCACATCCACTTTTTATACAGATGAGGCAAGAGGACCTTACAaattttaaattggattttcTACATTTTATCAACCAATAAAAATCCTTATTTGTGCGGTTTTCAGTCTTGTTTCCCAACTTGTTGAGTAGtttgatcatttttattatttccttcAGTGGCACGaattaaatacttttgagactcACTACTCGAGGATACACGTCAACAAATAAAGAGTCGAGTGACATTTACTTGCTTCTTGCGAGCTGGGACGCTTGGCTAGGTGGCAAACAGGAAGATCTGGATGAGCGGCATGACTTTGAGGGTTGAAAGATCAGCAAGGACAGCCTGCAGTGGACCACATGACGAAAAGGTTACTTCATGTGGCTCCTGTATAGTTTTCTGTACATGGAGTAAACAtgcttcctaaaaaaaaaaaatacttaaaatgcCTTAAATCTAAAACCCTAAAAATCCCTAAGCTTTTTTAgtagaggaagagaaaaagaaaaaaaaaaaaaagtgagcaacttgactcagcagaaatgacatcaAGCTTGTGTGTCATTTTTCCAATGTTTTAAGACCGAATGGATTACGTCACTCAAACCAATTGAACAACAAGCCGTGCGTGTGATCGGTGCAGCGGAGTCTACCTCAGCTGAAGCCAGACACGTCACTTCCATCAGGTTCTCGGCCCGAAAGGCGAAGATGGCGGCTGCCAGGACTGGAAGGGGTTCATATCAGtcacgaaaaaaataaatacgttaatacatttaaaagaaaaagaggctGCTAAACGCTGAGAACAAACGTTACCTGCTATCGGCTCCAGTGTGTCGTAGCCCAGGATTCGGTcccaaagaaaaagcagttGGTCGGTGCAAAGATACCCCGAAAATGCTCGGACCATCCACTTAAATGCGATCCGCAACctgcagagagagaaaaaaaacaaaaacatttacaaaaaatcttttttttttaaagtggctgAACGCAATGTTTTTGTAGTGAGACGATGAGCCACAAGGTGGCAGCACTACAGAGTCCGGTATTGTGTCTGGAAGTCAGGTTCAAACCCGAAAAAATTTTTTGCTGTAGCGCTTTATTGAGTTATAACATTAAGTAAATGGTGAatggatttattgtaaataaaatattagaaaaattgTACATAAAATATTTCTTATTAAATGGTTGAATAATTATGATTAACTGAAtgcaaaaagtttgaaaatgaatcATTGTctaataaacaatttaaaaaatgttaactatAAAAAGCAGggcttttttcctcattaaaataacacattttacatGTCTGGTATTTTCTTTAACCTCATCGACCAATGTATCcctttttaaaagtctgcaaATTGTGCAGGTAGCGTAAATGTTCACCTCAGTTGATGAGCAACCATGAGCATTAAAGTGCTGGAACTGAACCTTGATCATTCCCTATTCTTGACACACGGTCTAACCAACCCATTGGTCGACTTTGCTTAGACCAATTCCTAAAGCGCTTGTAGCTACTAAATTAAAATTCTACCTCAAATGATGAACATCTTGGTGCACAGCAGTATTGAAAACCAACTTCCTCCCCGACACTTGGGCTAACCCAGACTTACGGCTGAGCTCCGATCTGTCGAAGGTGGTAGAAGAGCTGCGGCAGGTGCGTTTGCAGGAGCCGCTCGAAAAGCAGACACAGAGACACGATGCCCTGCGGCGGAGGGAGAGGGCCGAACGTGAAGTGTCCCCGACGGTGGCGCGAGGCGACCGCGGAGCGTTCTTACCGAGCGCGCCGAAGAGACGGAGTGCAGTCGGAAGAAGTAGCGAGTGTACATCTCCCGGAAGACGCTGTACAGCTTGGACGGCTCGTTGTACAGGAAGCACAGCGGCGCCACTGGAAGATGCGCCGGCGTGGTTTAAGAGTTTCCATCTCGGTCAAGTGCGCGACGGCCGTTTGACTCACCGTACATTGAGAAGCCGTGGAACGGGACCACACCTGTTCCAAAACGACAGGACTGTCAGATACACCatagtgtgaaattaaacaaccacgtACATCCTTTGTTTGCTGGcgatttctgaaaatgtgtcacagATCCATTCTGTGATAAAGcgctgcctccacgagtgaaaatgctAGCGAACCTGCATGGCTGCTGGCTTAATGGACGGCGGGGCATATGGTTAAATCAGCCAACGGTGGCATTTGCTGCCTGGCTGAGGAGATCAACATCTGCTGAGGAGGGTCACCAGAGTCTTCAATAAGACCACGAATGTCACTAGATTTATCAAGACGGTCGCTCGAGGGGACGGGAAAATTGCAAAGCTGGGTAGCCGCCCGCTCGTTGCAACGTCCTAGCTCCACCGCGTGCCGTCAAGGTGACGAGCGCGCGCCACTCGTGCAGGTCACACAACACTAACAAACTGCGATCTAAATGTAGCGGCAGCACAGCCGTGCTCTGTCTGCTCGCTGAGCGCTGAAGTCAGGGGTCGCTTGTCTCGTGTGGATACTTGGGAAATGGTTTAAACTGTGAAataaaatgtctcctttaaaatgcCACTGAATAATGTAAAAATCTAGCACAGCTGACAATTGATATTCACTTTGAGAAAGGCGCAGGCCTGCGAAAGCCAAGATGGGGTCTCACCGTTGGGAGGATAAACAACAGCGCAGTCCTCATCTCCTTCTTTCCCTGTGAGACACACACTTAGGACACAAGTGCGCCACACGTGCACGAAGGCGTGTGCGTGCGTTCACCTCGGACGTAGGATTTGGGTGGAGTGGCGCTGTTGTACTTGAAGTGTTCCAAGACGGCGGCATCCCGGGAGAAGCACAGCAACACCTGCAGGGGGACGGATTGGTCATGACCGGATCTTGTCGAGTTCCTCGGCGAGGTTGCGGTAACCCGACCTTGTCGAGGGGGCGACGCGAGAGAAAACTGCGTACCTGGTAGAGGAAGTCTTCGAAGACAAAGTAGTAGTCGTCGTTACTGGCCGCCAGCTTCACATCCTGCAGGCCGAAAAGAGGACAAAGCACGTCACTCTTCCGGCGAGGCGCCGGGGAGGTTTGCTTACCTTGTAGATAAGGTTGTCCACCAGCAGGTCGTGTTGGAGGACTCCCGCCTTCAGCTGCTCGTAATGCATCACATCCTAAAAAGGAGCAGATAAAGTGCATCAAATAATCAGGCCACACTGGAAAAAAGTGGGGCCATGTGTGCGCATGTAAACAATAAGGGATGTGGCTCCACACAGAAAGCCACAAGTGGTCTGTGTGTCCACTCTTCCTGCAGCTGAAGGAAAGCTGGGAATTTGCTCTTAAGTGCAGGTATGGCTGACTCCAGCTCCCAGGTAGCAGACAAAGCCGCTACATTTTCATCGTGACAAAACCACACATTCCGTCGGCCTTGTCGCGTGCTTTTTTGGGGAGGAGGTGGCGCCGTCTCGTTCAAGTGAGGTCAGCAATATACTGCCAGGCGAACGGCCAATCCGGCAGCATCTTCAACTTGCCAAAGCCGAGCCCAGAgtttcgggggggaaaaaaggaaatatttcaCTGCTGGATGCAGCACTTCTACTACTCCACTTCTTACCTTTCAATTAGCGTACGGATCTGTCATAaaagattgacttggttgtttaatttcacaccgACTTGGGTGGGCTGGCCCCCGACACCAAACAATTCAAGTCCCTTTGACTTCATCCGGGAGAAGACGACGACGTGTTTGAACGTCGCTTGCGCTTTGCTGTCGCAGCCGAGCACCTGCCATTTCCGACAACGCGCCTCCACTCGGCGGCGATAAAACTGTCCGGCAGCGAGAGTTGCGAGATGATGGATCCGTGCTGCGGAAGTGCGGAGAACAAAACGGAGCACTACAGTGGACGTTTGGCTCCGCTTTGGAGGTGAATACAGTACAAGAATCATCTATTTAAATAAATCGACGCACTTGGGATAAAAATGTGAGACACTCTCCAGACTCTCCTGCCAGCATCCATCTTGCAGTTTTATTTCCTGGTTTACATAACACTTTGGCACACGGGAGACATTGTGCACATTCTGTTTGGACTGAAAGTAGTAGAACTTGGCTCAGGTGGTCGACTCCCAACTcaaaaggttgtgggttcaatcTTCGGCGCCTGTGACCATGTCCAGTAGGTGAGTGAGGAGACGGCGTTTAAGCGCTTTAAGTACTTTGAAGGTAGATCAGCAACAAGTGAAAGCACATTTGCCACGTAAACATCCAATCGGCACAGCTGGAGGATCGCACTGTGTTAGATCGTGCACTTGCGGGGCCAAATGGCCAAAAAAGGAGCTATCActgaatcaaaataaaagccttttgGGAATCACCACAGCTGCTTTAGAACAAACACAGATGGTGTGCGCATTGGTTTCCAACCTGCGACTGGTTGACAGAATTCAGGATGAGGGCCCAGAGGTCCGCCCGGAGCCCGGTGGGGCAGCCCCGCCGGCTGTACTGCTGCGCCGCCGCGCTGTCCTGCTCCGCGAGCACTGCGGAGACGCGGGAGGATGAGAGGCTGCGAAACGAGAAGCAAGCGACCGAGCGCTCTTACCTTTCTTTCCGATGTCAACATAGTCGTTTTCGAACAAATCTGCAAAGTAGTCAAATGCGCGTTAGTATTCAGGGGGATACAGAAATAGCGAGAACCCGAAACTCCAGTAATCCCTTGCTTGATCacggttcacttattgcggaggattttttattttataggtcagtgtagtgcagttaAGGATACGTGCGTTAGGATACAAAGAAGGTGGAAAGCCAGCCTTTAAACAAgccacagttttttttatgaaatactgTGACTTAAAAAACACGTACGTCACGGTGACACTGTAAttgatacaaaataaaataacattgatgaatgaaatgaaatatgaGCTGTGCTAATTAAAGGGTCAGTGCCTGGGTGGATGTGCGCGTTGTCGTCAATGCCCAGCTGTCC is part of the Phyllopteryx taeniolatus isolate TA_2022b chromosome 23, UOR_Ptae_1.2, whole genome shotgun sequence genome and encodes:
- the zgc:77880 gene encoding zf-DHHC domain-containing protein isoform X2 is translated as MASLRCRRDPCGVVCVFLTYFSVFYADYVVVQYVLIPAYSGSVWCSLHGSAFNVILLLLLACYCKAVFSDPGVVPLPDTALDFSDLRSQSSRMSDRGCEGWTVCSRCETYRPPRAHHCRVCQRCIRRMDHHCPWINNCVGELNQKYFIQFLFYTGVASVYATLLVVSAWVWHIRTERDGEAEDAPGKHLIVAHFIILLVESVLFGVFTLIIFYDQLASIIADETPIEQMRNRLMMKEPGSPSSSPPHHATRKPKLALLREVFGRGSVFCWLLPLHSGGPSVGGVAYSALPDYDV
- the zgc:77880 gene encoding zf-DHHC domain-containing protein isoform X1, whose amino-acid sequence is MASLRCRRDPCGVVCVFLTYFSVFYADYVVVQYVLIPAYSGSVWCSLHGSAFNVILLLLLACYCKAVFSDPGVVPLPDTALDFSDLRSQSSRMSDRGCEGWTVCSRCETYRPPRAHHCRVCQRCIRRMDHHCPWINNCVGELNQKYFIQFLFYTGVASVYATLLVVSAWVWHIRTERDGEAEDAPGKHLIVAHFIILLVESVLFGVFTLIIFYDQLASIIADETPIEQMRNRLMMKEPGSPSSSPPHHATRKPKLALLREVFGRGEIPPAPGPPALNFCRSSPPIRFRVLLAPPAALGRPVGGRRRLLGPAGL
- the tbc1d19 gene encoding TBC1 domain family member 19, which produces MDKDTELSLTITQLVRRLKRSHLHAQMERQARDCLHQPEIQLDSLKEDVRGFLRSSGWERKLQNAVHRELHVGGLPPSLPAPPPEHLKEPLAYMRKAQASWERRILKSLNSMSTELAVPLARMRPAAEQQELSNKWNEMGTDEPDLSRFRPVYAPKDFLEVVVALRSPNHGSGEDIGAESHWGLIRVPLDVKDVTQLRGAYAELSLSAGQLGIDDNAHIHPDLFENDYVDIGKKVLAEQDSAAAQQYSRRGCPTGLRADLWALILNSVNQSQDVMHYEQLKAGVLQHDLLVDNLIYKDVKLAASNDDYYFVFEDFLYQVLLCFSRDAAVLEHFKYNSATPPKSYVRGKEGDEDCAVVYPPNGVVPFHGFSMYVAPLCFLYNEPSKLYSVFREMYTRYFFRLHSVSSARSGIVSLCLLFERLLQTHLPQLFYHLRQIGAQPLRIAFKWMVRAFSGYLCTDQLLFLWDRILGYDTLEPIAVLAAAIFAFRAENLMEVTCLASAEAVLADLSTLKVMPLIQIFLFAT